The following are encoded in a window of Candida dubliniensis CD36 chromosome 4, complete sequence genomic DNA:
- a CDS encoding SSU processome component SAS10 (Similar to S. cerevisiae SAS10;~In S. cerevisiae: component of the small (ribosomal) subunit (SSU) processosome required for pre-18S rRNa processing; essential nucleolar protein that, when overproduced, disrupts silencing) — MARRNRNTTVNEEEVELDEVDSFNANREKILLDEAGEYGRDDQSEDDDSEEEVMQVEEDSEDDEDDQENSGYNDDEEDEEEEDEEEVEEEEGKGWGGRQNYYGGDDVSDDEDAKQMTEEALRQQKKHLQELAMDDYLDEEMMEDWQKKADSYDNKESLSTTQQSQQQLIIESNSSIENLEDNDKLKLLQQSFPEFIPLLKELNILKVKLEDLQKIEDKNRSIETKIVALSAYLGAISSYFAIFVDNLNNEESFVSMKDNPIMETILSSREIWRQANELPDEIKMDDVKVYVSDVVSSDIDDEENFVDAKEEQSEDEEISEIEEEEEEEEEQEEEEKENQSDDLDIDANSQRIIKHVSKRHGDDFTEADIEDIDMEDKQRRKKTLRFYTSKIDKAAAKKDQSYSGDMDVPYKERLFERQQRLLEEARKRGLQKQDDENISDNINDDDDNDNDNDEGFEQNDNYYQSVKQHKLNKKQSRKSAHEAAIKAAKEGKLAELQESVGQDGKRAINYQILKNKGLTPHRKKEYRNSRVKKRKQYEKAQKKLKSVRQVYDANNRGPYEGEKTGIKKGLSRSVKLV, encoded by the coding sequence ATGGCcagaagaaatagaaatacAACTGTCAATGAAGAAGAGGTTGAACTTGATGAAGTTGACTCATTTAATGCCAATAGGGAAAAGATATTATTAGATGAAGCTGGAGAATATGGACGTGATGACCAAtctgaagatgatgattctgaagaagaagtcatgcaagtagaagaagataGTGAGGATGACGAAGATGATCAAGAAAATTCAGGCtacaatgatgatgaagaggatgaagaagaagaggatgAAGAGgaagtagaagaagaagagggAAAAGGATGGGGAGGAAGACAGAATTATTATGGAGGAGATGATGTaagtgatgatgaagatgctAAACAAATGACAGAAGAAGCATTGAGACAACAGAAGAAAcatttacaagaattagCGATGGATGATTATttagatgaagaaatgATGGAAGATTGGCAGAAAAAAGCCGATTCATATGACAATAAAGAATCATTGTCAACAACCCAACaactgcaacaacaacttattattgaaagtaATAGTTCTATTGAAAACTTGgaagataatgataaattgaaattactTCAACAATCATTTCCTGAGTTTATCccattattgaaagaattaaacATTTTGAAAGTTAAATTAGaagatttacaaaaaatagAGGATAAAAATCGATCCatagaaacaaaaattgtGGCATTATCAGCCTATTTAGGGGCCATATCATCATATTTTGCCatatttgttgataatttgaataatgaagaatcaTTTGTATCTATGAAAGACAATCCAATTATGGAAACTATATTGAGTTCTAGAGAAATTTGGAGACAGGCAAATGAGTTACCCgatgaaatcaaaatggATGATGTTAAAGTATATGTTTCAGATGTTGTTTCTAGTGATATTGATGACGAAGaaaattttgttgatgctAAGGAAGAACAATCTGAGGATGAAGAAATAtcagaaattgaagaagaagaagaagaagaagaagaacaagaagaagaggaaaaagaaaatcaatcaGATGATCTTGACATTGATGCCAATTCacaaagaattattaaacatGTTTCTAAAAGGCATGGTGATGATTTCACAGAAGCTGATATtgaagatattgatatGGAAGATAAACAACGTCGTAAGAAGACATTAAGATTTTACACTtctaaaattgataaagcTGCTGCTAAAAAAGACCAATCATATTCTGGTGATATGGACGTTCCATATAAAGAAAGATTATTTGAAAGACAACAACGTCTACTTGAAGAGGCAAGGAAAAGAGGATTACAAAAACAAGACGATGAAAATATATCAGATAATatcaatgatgatgatgataatgataatgataatgatgaaggGTTTGAACAAAATgacaattattatcaatcagTGAAACAACAtaaattaaacaagaaacaaTCTAGAAAATCAGCTCATGAAGCTGCAATTAAAGCTGCTAAAGAAGGTAAATTGGCAGAATTACAAGAATCAGTTGGTCAAGATGGTAAAAGAGCAattaattatcaaattcttaAAAACAAAGGTCTTACGCCTcatagaaagaaagaatataGAAATTCTAGAGttaaaaagagaaaacaaTATGAAAAGGCACAAAAGAAACTTAAATCAGTTAGACAAGTTTATGATGCTAATAACAGAGGTCCATATGAAGGTGAAAAGACTGGTATTA